TCGCTCAAAATTGCGCCTGACCTGATGCAGTACAACACCGTCAAGCACGTGGTATTCGGCATTCACGATTTCTCCAAGGCGATGGGTATTCAAATTACCCCGGAAAACTGGACGGAAGAGCTCAAATATTTCCTCAATCAGATCATGTTCGAAGCGCGTATCGCCGGTAAAGGTGTGATCGGCGGCGTGGAAACCTTGATTGGTTCGAGCAGCATGCCGGAGAAATATATCGAGCCGCACGATGTGCGGCGCTGGCTGGACCTGCACGGTGAGAATGAATCGCGCATCGTCTATAAGCATGCCTGCCAGGAAGCCGCGATGGGGTTGACCGGTAAGCAGGTCATCCATCCGGGGCATATTCATTTGTGTAAGGTCGCTTATACCCCCTCGCCTACCGACATCGCACAAAAGGTGCGCATCCTGAAAGCGGCTATCGAAGCGGATGCGCTGCTGGGCGGCGCGATCCGTATCGATGGCGAAATGCTCGATCCGCCGATGTTCGGCAAGGCGCTGCAAACACTGCTCAGGGCGCATTCGCTGCGAGCGTTGAGTGCAAAAGACAGCGATTTCGCCATGACCGTACTGCACCTGATGCCCACGCAGGTAGTTCGCGAAAACTGGCCATATGGCGTCATTCTTTAGGAGGCACTATGTCAAACTTTGCACCGTTTAAACCCTGGGTCTGGCAAGTGCCGGAAAATTTCAATATAGGCGTTGCCTGTACCGATGCGCATCTGGGTACGCCTGCGGCCGGCAACATTGCGATGATCGTCGAAGACGACAAGCTCGGTACCTCGCAAATAACCTTTGCGGAACTTGCCGAGCGCACCAGTCGTTTTGCCCAGCTGTTGCGCAATCTCGATGTGGGCGATGGCGAATGCATTTTGATCCGGCTGCCTAATTGCCTGGATTATCCGACCGCCTTTTTGGGGGCAATGAAGCGCGGTACGATTGCCGTACCGACCTCAACGCTGCTCACATCCGAGGAAGTTTCTTATCTGGCGCAGGATTCAGGGGCTTCCGTGCTGGTCACTGACAAGGCGGCATGGGCGACGTTGAAAGACAGTCTGCACAGCGCGCCCAATCTGCGTCACGTCTTGCTGTCAGGCCCGGGAGAGGCGCTGGAGGTGGCAGGCCTGGATATTCTTGATCTGGATTCGGCGTTATCTGCGATCAACTCATTTGAGGCACCCTATCCGTCCAAAGCGACCGATCCTGCCTATCTGGTTTACACCTCGGGAACAACCGGCTATCCCAAGGGGGTGTTGCATTCTCACCGCTCCATGATAGGTCGTACGCCGGCATCGACTTACTGGTTTGATTTTTCAGACGTAAATGATCGCATCATGCATTCGGGGAAATTTAACTGGACCTATGTGTTGGGCTCCGGTCTGATGGACCCCCTGTATTTGGGCAAGACGGTGATCGTGCATGAAGGGCGCAATGACGCCAATACCTGGCCACGGCTGATCAAGAAACATAGTGCGACGATCTTTGTCGGCGTACCGACCATTTACCGCCAGATCGTGCAAAAAAGCGACTTTACCAAGACGGATGTTCCCAGCCTGCGTTATTGCATGAGCGCGGGAGAACATTTGTCGGATGAGGTGCTCTCTCAGTGGCGCGAGCGTTTCGGGGTGGATATTTACGAGGCGGTCGGCATGTCCGAGTTCTCTTATTATCTGTGCCAGACCAAGTCGCGCCCTATCCGCCCGGGTTCGGCAGGATTTGCGCAGCCCGGCCACAACATTCAGCTGCTCGATCCGGAAACACTGCAGCCGGTCGCATCCGGCGAAGAAGGTATGATCTGCGTGCCGGATAATGATCCCGGGTTATTTCTGAGATACTGGAACATGGTTGAGGAAACGGCTAAGCTTGTGCATGACGGCTGGTTCTTCACAGGCGACTACGCGCGCTATGATGCGGACGGTTACATCTGGTTTCTCGGGCGTAAGGACGACATCATCAAGAGTTTCGGATATCGGGTTTCTCCCTATGAAATCGAGCGGGTGTTGAAATCGCATCCGGCGGTTGCCGATTGCGCCTCGGTCGGTGAGGAGATCGAAAAGGATAAGGTGCTGGTGGTGGCTTATCTCATTTTGCATCCGGGTAGCACGACCACGGCCGATGAGTTGCTGGCATTCGGGCGGGAACATCTTGCCGCGTACAAGGCGCCCAAAACGATTTATATCGCGACCGATTTTCCGCGTACTAAAAATGGCAAAATTTTACGACGTGAGGTCAATCCCTCCATCGCAATTGCCAAATCCATCAGTCGATAATATTTCGAGCCTGAAAAAACAGCACCCCTACGGTGCTGTTTTTTTTTGCCCTGTATAGCGCCAAATTATAAATTCTTAGGCCTCCTGCCCTGCAGCCCAATGAATACGTGACTTGCAGAGGTGGCCTCTCAAAAATCGCTACAATCGCCTGTTGTTGTGCGGGCAAGGGGTAAGCCTCGAGCGAAGTGAATAAATCGATTGTACCGCGTTATAGAAAACTAGGTTCTCAAGTGTTTGAAAATAAAGGTTTATATTGAATGCAGGTGATGCGCGTACCTGTGGAGGCAAAAGCCGGCAGGCATGCGTCACAATATTGATCGACCGGCGTCAGTATCAGTTTTGCGCGTATGCTGGCTTCGGTGAGTTTCGGCGAGCACAGTTTGATCAAGCGTGCGCAGATAGTGGTCGTGGCGCAGCCTCGCCGGGGGATTTAAAATTGTTTCACGTGAAACATCTGAAGATGACAATTTACCCGCAAATCAAATTAGGCGATTAGTTTATGAAAAAATGCCAGCACGGCATCACCCAGCCGGTGCTAAAGTATGCCGCTTCAATCGGATAAAGGAATGACATGAAGCTGCTCGGTACTCACACCAGTCCCTACGTGCGCAAGGCGCGACTGGTTCTGCTGGAAAAGAACATCCCTCACGAATATGTTATCGATCCGCCGAGCGAACCGGGAAGCTTAGTGTTGCAGGTAAATCCGCTGGGGCGCATTCCCGCGCTGATACTCGATGATGGTTTTTGCGTATTCGATTCGTCTGTGATAGCCGACTATGCCGACACGCTGAACGATGCACCCGTGCTGATTCCGCGCACCGACCCCCTCGCCCGTCTGCGCGTCAAACGATGGGAGGCCTTGGCTGACGGCATCATGGATTCGGCGATCGTGGTGCGCAATGAAAGCCTGCGAGCTGAGGACAAACAAAGTCAGGCCGTCCTCGATATGCATAATCTGGCGGTCACGCACGCACTGGATTATGCGGCTCAATTGCTGGGCGAACGTGAATGGTGCGAGGGGGATGCGATTACGCTGGCGGATCTTGCGCTGGTCAGCGCCCTGCTCTATTTGGATTTGCGTCAGGCAGCGCGAGATTGGCGCAGCGCGCACGCAAATTTGGCGGTTTGGTTCTCTCGCATCAGCGCGCGTCCCAGCGTGATTGTATCGAATCGACTGTAGTTTCGAAATGCAAAGGCCTGGATGCTTGCGTATCCAGGCCTTTGCAACAAATGATATATGTTTGTTAGAACTACTGAATTTCGGGTAAGGCGCTAGCGGCGAGTCTGGATTTTGATTTTAACAAGGCGACCTCATCACTGAGTATATGCACGGCCTCATTGAGCAGCACGTCTTTAGCATTCTTGCGGGTATTTTCAAGGGCAATGTCCGCTTCCAGATTGCGCTCATTGGCTTGCAGGCCGTCATCTTGGAAGCCTGTGCCAGCGGGTTCTGATTTATCGCCCCGGAATTTATCACGCAGTTTAATACGCGCTTCCTGCACTTCGCGCTCGTGACGCCGCTCTGTTTCATTGAGTGAAATCCGGTTTTCACGGCGGCGGGTGTTGAATTCATTGATATCCTCCTGCAGGTACTTGAATTCCTGGTCGGTGGCGACACGCTGATCGTGCTTGCGGATCAATAAGGGTACGACTGGCGCGAGGTCACCGGCTTTGGTGTAATCAGCCGCCTTGATTTGTGACCACGGCAGCGCATTGTCATAGCTGGACTCGCCAAACTCCTCTTCATCAATCATGCTGGGCAGCGTAATGTCGGGTATGACACCGCGCAACTGTGTGGTGCCGCCATTAATACGAAAGAACTGGGCGATGGTCATCTTGAGTTCGCCAAATTTAGGCTGGGGACTTTTAAACAGACTGTCCAGATCGACGACCGATTGAACGGTACCTTTGCCGAAGCTGGTTTCTCCGATCACGATGCCCCGGCCGTAATCTTGGATAGCGGCGGCAAAAATCTCCGAGGCGGATGCCGAGCCGCGATTGATCAGCACACCTAACGGACCCTGCCAAGCCATGCCTGAATTCAGATCGCTGGACACGCTGATCTTGCCTTTGGAATCGCGCTGCTGCACCACGGGCCCTTTGTCGATGAATAAGCCGGTCAGTTCGATCGCTTCGTCCAGCGAGCCGCCGCCATTGTTGCGCAAGTCGATCAGCACGCTGTCGACCTTGTTCTTTTTGAATTCCTTCAACAGTTGGGAGACATCGCGGGATGCGCTTTTAAAATTTTTGTCACCCCGTTGGCGTGCGGCAAAATCGAGATAAAATCCTGGCAGGGTGATCACGCCGATGTGGCGGGTTGCGCCCCCATCAGTGACATCAAGAATGGATTTTTTTGCAGCTTGTTTATCCAGCGTAATTTTTTTCCGAATCAGCGTGATGAGTTTGTGTTTGCCGTCAGGTGTTGCCTCTGCAGGCAGTATGTCCAGCCGCACGACTGTATCTTCAGCCCCGCGTATCAGTGCAACGGTGTCATCCAGCCGTTGCCCTTGTACTTCGGTAATTGGACTGTTGCCCTGCCCGACACCGACGATACGGTCGCCTACCTTGAGTCTGCCAGACAAGGCTGCAGGCCCCCCCGCCACCAATTCGCGTATGGTGGTGAAGTCGTCCTTATCCTGCAGTACCGCGCCGATGCCGACCAGAGAAAGTCGCATCGAAATGTCGAAGTCTTCTGACGCACGGGTGCCAAAATAGTCCGTATGCGGATCAATGGTCATGGCGTAAGCGCTCATGAAGCGCTGGAACACGTCGTCACTTTTAACTTTGGCGAGGCTGTTCAGTGTGTTGTCGTAGCGTTTGTTTAGCGTGTTGCTGATGTCTTTGTCATCTTTCCCGGTTAGTTTGAGACGCAACCAGTCATTTTTGACGCGGCGACGCCATAACTCGTTGATCTCCTCCTCAGATTTCGGCCATGCCGCGTGTTTACGCAGATATTGGTAGCTGTCCAGGGTGTCGAAATCGAAGCCCTGACTTAGTAGTGAACGTGCATAGACTATTCGCTCGGTGACGCGTTGCTGATAAAGATTGTAAATTGCAAAGGGGGTGCTGAGGTTTTCTTTGAGTACCGCATCAACCAAACGGGGGCGTTCCGCTTCAAACCGGTTGATGTCGGCTTGCAGAAAAAAAAACCTTTCGCTGTCGAGCCCTTTGAGATAGTTGTCGAACACTTTCGCGGAGGTGGCTTCATCCAGCGGTACGTGTTTGTAGTGATAGCGGTTGAGCACCTGCGCAGATAAAAGTGCAGTTTGCGGCTGCAGCGGCAGCGGAGCCAGTTCAACGGCTGCCAGTGTGCTGTTAAATAATGCGAGCGCGATCCACAGTAATTTGGTTTTCATTTATCTATCCCGAAGTCTTTGCAAAATTATACTGGTAATAAGGAACATTGCGTGGGACATACTATCTGGGTGTTGTTAAAGGAAATTTTCCGGTGATGTGTAAGCCAGATCAAAGGCATTAGCGACTGCACGATAGGTGATCTTGCCATCGATGATATTGAGCCCGAACCGCAGCGCGCTACTGTCGCGCAGCGCCTGTTGCCAGCCCTTGCTGGCCAGTTGCAGCAAATAGGGGAATGTCGCATTGGTGAGCGCCAGCGTGGAGGTGCGCGGCACGCCGCCCGGCATATTGGCGACCGCATAGTGAAGTACACCATCGACGATATAGACCGGTTTCTCATGGGTGGTCGGGCGGGTGGTTTCAAAACAGCCGCCCTGATCGACTGCAACATCGACGATGACAGTACCCGGCTGCATCAGTTTTAAATCTTCAGCGCGCAGCAGTTTGGGGGCCGCCGCGCCCGGGATCAGCACGCCGCCGATGATCAGATCCGCGCTGGTGAGTTGTTCGAGTAGATTATGCCGGTTGGAGTACAGCGTCTGCACGTTGGCGGGCAGCGTTTGGGACAGATGGCGAAGACGATCGAGTGACACATCCAGCAGCGTGACGCGCGCGCCTAATCCTGCCGCCATGCGTGCGGCATTGCTACCGACTATTCCGCCGCCCAGCACGACCACATGGGCTGGTGCGACGCCCGGTACGCCGCCCAGCAGCACACCGCGTCCACCATAGAGTTTTTCCAGATACTTGGCGCCTTCCTGGACCGCCATGCGCCCGGCTACCTCCGACATAGGTGTGAGCAGCGGCAATTCACCCGACGGCTGTGCCACAGTCTCATAGGCGATGCAAATGGCGCCTGAGGCCAGATGTGCGTCGGTCAGTTCCCGGCTGGCGGCAAAGTGGAAATAGGTGAACAGGATTTGCCCCGGGCGTATCCGCGGCCATTCGGCGCGTAGGGGTTCCTTGACCTTGACGATGAGCTCAGCTTGCAACCAGAGCATCTCCGCATCAGGGGCGATTTGTGCGCCTGCATCGAGATAGAGCTGGTCGGAAAATCCGCTGCCCTCCCCCGCGCCTTGCTCGACCCACACCTGATGGCCCGCAACAACGAGCGCGGCAGCCCCGGATGGTGCGAGCGCGATGCGGTTCTCATTGGTTTTGATCTCTTTAGGTACGCCGATTTTCATTGCCAATACTCCCGGGATTTAATTTACACCGCGTCCAGAAAAGCGCCGGAGCGGAAAGTCAGCACCAGCGTGTCCCGGTATCCGCCCTCTGCAGTGGGCTGAATGGGCGTTGATTCATGGAGGACGCGTTGGTCGTCAAGTAATAGCATCGTCCAGGGTTCGCTCAGCGTGAAGCGCTGCCCGTTAGGGCCATCCGCCTCGAAAATCCGGCTCTCTCCGCCGTTGACGTTGTGCCGATTGACCAGCACGATGGCGACAAAATCGACACCGTCGCGGTGTGCGCCTTCCGGTGTCGGTCGCCCGATGCCGTTGCTGGTGTCGATGCGAAACTGGTGCGCTTCGATATACCAGGGGCGAATGCCTTTCACAGTAGAACAGATACCGGCCGCAGCGAGCAGCAGCGCGGGCCACAGCGGGCATTGCAGGAGCTGAGCTGACATCGGTTCGAACAGGCGATGCATGCCGCCGTGCAGCGCGTTGTATTCCAGTGGCTGGTAGTGCGCCCTGTGGGGGGCTTGCAGCAGCGTATCGCCGCTTGCGATGAAGCAGGAATGCCGCCTTCTGCGGTAACGCCCGCCATCTTTCAGGAAATTATCAGGCGGCAGATCGTTCCAGTCAGCCTGAATCGCATTCATGTCTGATAAAGCGATTCCGGTCAGGCGGGATAATCCCTCTGCATTGAGAACGCCGTAGCCTTGCCGCTTCACGGCTTCGGCGAGTTGCTGGGGCGGGATGAACGCAGGAGTGAGCATGGTGATGGTCATATCAATTGCCTCGTGTTTCGTTTGACGAGACATTCTACGCCTATGCACCGGATAACACTGGAGGTATCCATCGTGGATAGTTTGGACGGAGAGATGAAAATTGTCAGCGGGGAAATATGAAATTTTGTGCTGAGAAAATAATTACATTCAGGGCTTTCTTGCACAGTAATTTGAGTTCCGCCGAAGAGTCAAGGCCAGCAGAACAGCCGGTCTGAGCATATGTTGACGGCCTCATACAGGCAAGTAGAAAGGATTTGGGATCAGAAACTCATTGATTATCTGCGGAGTATAGGCACGATTGATCAATGCCCCCGCTTTATTTATTCGTGAATATATCCAGAAGGCGCTGGTTCACTTTAACAGTTCGTCAGTGCTGCTATGAATGCGAATGCAATTCCGTCCTGATTTTTTTGCCTGATACATGGCTTCATCTGCTCTTTGGAGTATTTCGTCCGCGTTGCTATTGGTCGCGTTAA
Above is a window of Gallionella capsiferriformans ES-2 DNA encoding:
- a CDS encoding HpcH/HpaI aldolase/citrate lyase family protein, with product MNTTGSQGGAEEAGANMLGGYWPGIQLYYPPVKYSPAQGIYEDLEAAGQRMKKYAHQTHAHTLIFDLEDGCRQKEMSRTLLRLELPQFKRRNEVAIAIRVNPFRTEEYEHDMALVRDLAEHIDVVMLAKAGEAYGAAEVRDLSSFLAGLNHPISIQPIIEHPKSLKIAPDLMQYNTVKHVVFGIHDFSKAMGIQITPENWTEELKYFLNQIMFEARIAGKGVIGGVETLIGSSSMPEKYIEPHDVRRWLDLHGENESRIVYKHACQEAAMGLTGKQVIHPGHIHLCKVAYTPSPTDIAQKVRILKAAIEADALLGGAIRIDGEMLDPPMFGKALQTLLRAHSLRALSAKDSDFAMTVLHLMPTQVVRENWPYGVIL
- a CDS encoding acyl-CoA synthetase; translated protein: MSNFAPFKPWVWQVPENFNIGVACTDAHLGTPAAGNIAMIVEDDKLGTSQITFAELAERTSRFAQLLRNLDVGDGECILIRLPNCLDYPTAFLGAMKRGTIAVPTSTLLTSEEVSYLAQDSGASVLVTDKAAWATLKDSLHSAPNLRHVLLSGPGEALEVAGLDILDLDSALSAINSFEAPYPSKATDPAYLVYTSGTTGYPKGVLHSHRSMIGRTPASTYWFDFSDVNDRIMHSGKFNWTYVLGSGLMDPLYLGKTVIVHEGRNDANTWPRLIKKHSATIFVGVPTIYRQIVQKSDFTKTDVPSLRYCMSAGEHLSDEVLSQWRERFGVDIYEAVGMSEFSYYLCQTKSRPIRPGSAGFAQPGHNIQLLDPETLQPVASGEEGMICVPDNDPGLFLRYWNMVEETAKLVHDGWFFTGDYARYDADGYIWFLGRKDDIIKSFGYRVSPYEIERVLKSHPAVADCASVGEEIEKDKVLVVAYLILHPGSTTTADELLAFGREHLAAYKAPKTIYIATDFPRTKNGKILRREVNPSIAIAKSISR
- a CDS encoding glutathione S-transferase N-terminal domain-containing protein; translated protein: MKLLGTHTSPYVRKARLVLLEKNIPHEYVIDPPSEPGSLVLQVNPLGRIPALILDDGFCVFDSSVIADYADTLNDAPVLIPRTDPLARLRVKRWEALADGIMDSAIVVRNESLRAEDKQSQAVLDMHNLAVTHALDYAAQLLGEREWCEGDAITLADLALVSALLYLDLRQAARDWRSAHANLAVWFSRISARPSVIVSNRL
- a CDS encoding carboxy terminal-processing peptidase, whose translation is MKTKLLWIALALFNSTLAAVELAPLPLQPQTALLSAQVLNRYHYKHVPLDEATSAKVFDNYLKGLDSERFFFLQADINRFEAERPRLVDAVLKENLSTPFAIYNLYQQRVTERIVYARSLLSQGFDFDTLDSYQYLRKHAAWPKSEEEINELWRRRVKNDWLRLKLTGKDDKDISNTLNKRYDNTLNSLAKVKSDDVFQRFMSAYAMTIDPHTDYFGTRASEDFDISMRLSLVGIGAVLQDKDDFTTIRELVAGGPAALSGRLKVGDRIVGVGQGNSPITEVQGQRLDDTVALIRGAEDTVVRLDILPAEATPDGKHKLITLIRKKITLDKQAAKKSILDVTDGGATRHIGVITLPGFYLDFAARQRGDKNFKSASRDVSQLLKEFKKNKVDSVLIDLRNNGGGSLDEAIELTGLFIDKGPVVQQRDSKGKISVSSDLNSGMAWQGPLGVLINRGSASASEIFAAAIQDYGRGIVIGETSFGKGTVQSVVDLDSLFKSPQPKFGELKMTIAQFFRINGGTTQLRGVIPDITLPSMIDEEEFGESSYDNALPWSQIKAADYTKAGDLAPVVPLLIRKHDQRVATDQEFKYLQEDINEFNTRRRENRISLNETERRHEREVQEARIKLRDKFRGDKSEPAGTGFQDDGLQANERNLEADIALENTRKNAKDVLLNEAVHILSDEVALLKSKSRLAASALPEIQ
- the ald gene encoding alanine dehydrogenase yields the protein MKIGVPKEIKTNENRIALAPSGAAALVVAGHQVWVEQGAGEGSGFSDQLYLDAGAQIAPDAEMLWLQAELIVKVKEPLRAEWPRIRPGQILFTYFHFAASRELTDAHLASGAICIAYETVAQPSGELPLLTPMSEVAGRMAVQEGAKYLEKLYGGRGVLLGGVPGVAPAHVVVLGGGIVGSNAARMAAGLGARVTLLDVSLDRLRHLSQTLPANVQTLYSNRHNLLEQLTSADLIIGGVLIPGAAAPKLLRAEDLKLMQPGTVIVDVAVDQGGCFETTRPTTHEKPVYIVDGVLHYAVANMPGGVPRTSTLALTNATFPYLLQLASKGWQQALRDSSALRFGLNIIDGKITYRAVANAFDLAYTSPENFL
- a CDS encoding 2OG-Fe dioxygenase family protein, which produces MSRQTKHEAIDMTITMLTPAFIPPQQLAEAVKRQGYGVLNAEGLSRLTGIALSDMNAIQADWNDLPPDNFLKDGGRYRRRRHSCFIASGDTLLQAPHRAHYQPLEYNALHGGMHRLFEPMSAQLLQCPLWPALLLAAAGICSTVKGIRPWYIEAHQFRIDTSNGIGRPTPEGAHRDGVDFVAIVLVNRHNVNGGESRIFEADGPNGQRFTLSEPWTMLLLDDQRVLHESTPIQPTAEGGYRDTLVLTFRSGAFLDAV